From the Flavimarina sp. Hel_I_48 genome, one window contains:
- the kbl gene encoding glycine C-acetyltransferase: MYGKIKEHLEDEIKSIKEDGLYKKERVITSPQGAAIKLDSGKEVINFCSNNYLGLSSHPEVIQAAKDTLDSHGFGMSSVRFICGTQDIHKKLEQTIADFYGTEDTILYAAAFDANGGVFEPLLTKEDAIISDSLNHASIIDGVRLCKAMRYRYENSNMEDLEEQLKKANEDGARHKIIVTDGVFSMDGLVAPLDKICDLADKYDAMVMIDECHATGFIGEKGIGTLEEKGVLGRIDIITGTLGKALGGAMGGYTTAKKEIIDLLRQRSRPYLFSNSLAPAIVGASLKVFEILGESTKLRDTLEENTKYFKKGIKEAGFDIIDGDSAIVPVMLYDAQLSQNMADALLEEGIYVIGFFYPVVPKEKARIRVQLSAAHTKEHLDKAINAFKKVGKSLKIID, from the coding sequence ATGTACGGAAAGATAAAAGAACATTTAGAAGACGAAATTAAAAGTATAAAAGAAGACGGCCTTTATAAAAAAGAGCGCGTCATCACCTCACCACAGGGAGCTGCAATAAAATTAGATTCCGGCAAGGAGGTCATAAACTTCTGTTCAAATAACTACCTGGGCCTATCATCACATCCCGAAGTTATACAGGCAGCAAAAGACACCTTGGATTCTCACGGTTTTGGTATGAGCTCTGTACGGTTTATCTGCGGCACACAAGACATCCACAAAAAACTGGAGCAGACCATTGCAGATTTTTACGGTACGGAAGACACTATTCTCTACGCAGCGGCTTTTGATGCAAACGGCGGGGTTTTTGAACCATTGCTCACTAAAGAAGATGCAATAATTTCAGACAGTCTTAATCACGCTTCGATCATCGATGGGGTGCGTTTGTGCAAAGCTATGCGCTACCGTTATGAGAACAGCAATATGGAAGATCTTGAAGAACAGCTCAAAAAAGCCAATGAGGATGGAGCACGTCATAAAATTATAGTTACTGATGGGGTTTTCTCCATGGATGGGCTTGTTGCCCCACTGGACAAGATCTGTGACCTTGCCGATAAATACGATGCCATGGTCATGATAGATGAATGTCATGCCACTGGGTTTATAGGTGAAAAAGGAATAGGAACCCTCGAGGAAAAAGGTGTTCTGGGAAGAATAGATATTATAACTGGAACCCTTGGAAAGGCGCTGGGTGGCGCTATGGGTGGATATACCACGGCCAAAAAAGAAATCATAGACCTATTACGCCAGCGTTCGCGTCCCTACCTATTTTCAAATTCGCTTGCACCCGCAATTGTAGGTGCTTCCCTTAAAGTATTTGAAATTCTGGGGGAAAGCACGAAGCTTAGGGACACATTAGAAGAAAATACAAAGTATTTCAAGAAAGGCATCAAGGAAGCTGGTTTTGATATTATAGACGGCGATTCTGCCATTGTCCCTGTGATGCTGTACGATGCTCAGCTATCACAAAATATGGCTGATGCATTACTTGAAGAAGGAATTTATGTCATAGGATTCTTCTATCCTGTAGTTCCCAAGGAAAAAGCCCGTATACGCGTGCAACTTTCTGCAGCTCATACTAAAGAACACCTTGATAAGGCGATAAATGCGTTTAAAAAAGTTGGCAAATCCTTGAAAATCATTGACTAA
- a CDS encoding OmpA family protein has protein sequence MKNLSRLLLFAALVFFGTNAVNAQDKNNPWGISIGVNAIDTYPVGDAMANGMRGEFLDEFYNVDDHWNILPSVSTIEVSRYVGDGFIFGVRGSINKIDKLGDVSADDLAYYSVDGMIAYSFRDALFGEGGWFDPYLGIGGGYTFLDDVSSFGTANGTVGLRLWLSDNINLNLTSTYKHAFEDRYVKHFQHTAGIGFVFGGTDSDGDGIYDDEDECPETPGLAEFNGCPDTDGDGIADKDDACPDVAGLPEFNGCPDTDGDGIADPEDDCPEVAGVPALNGCPDADGDGVKDSEDECPNEAGPAANNGCPYADSDNDGVLDKDDDCPEVAGPASNNGCPEITVEVLEELNVQVRTVLFDLNKSTIQQDSQSTLDDVIETMKEYPNTRFLIEGHTDSQGRDEYNMKLSQERAQSVKDYMESHGLPATRLSSQGFGEEQPVATNATAAGRAKNRRVELSLIEDSNE, from the coding sequence ATGAAAAATCTTAGCAGATTACTTTTGTTCGCTGCGCTCGTTTTCTTCGGAACGAATGCTGTGAATGCACAAGACAAGAATAATCCGTGGGGAATATCTATTGGCGTAAATGCTATTGATACTTACCCTGTAGGAGATGCGATGGCCAATGGTATGCGTGGTGAGTTCTTAGATGAATTTTATAACGTAGATGACCACTGGAATATCCTTCCATCAGTTTCTACAATAGAAGTTAGCCGTTATGTAGGTGATGGTTTCATCTTTGGCGTTCGTGGATCTATCAACAAAATTGATAAATTAGGCGACGTTAGTGCAGATGATCTAGCTTACTACTCTGTAGATGGTATGATTGCTTATAGCTTCCGCGATGCTCTTTTTGGAGAAGGTGGTTGGTTTGACCCTTACTTAGGTATTGGTGGTGGTTATACATTCCTAGACGATGTTTCTAGTTTTGGTACTGCTAACGGAACTGTTGGACTTCGTCTATGGTTGTCTGACAATATCAACTTAAACCTTACTTCTACTTACAAGCATGCGTTTGAAGATCGTTACGTGAAGCATTTCCAACATACTGCTGGAATAGGTTTCGTATTCGGTGGTACAGATTCTGACGGTGATGGTATTTATGACGATGAGGATGAATGCCCAGAAACTCCAGGTCTAGCTGAATTTAACGGTTGTCCTGATACTGACGGTGATGGTATCGCTGATAAAGATGATGCTTGTCCAGATGTTGCTGGTCTTCCAGAATTTAACGGTTGTCCTGATACTGACGGTGATGGTATCGCTGATCCAGAAGATGACTGTCCAGAAGTTGCTGGTGTTCCTGCACTGAACGGATGTCCTGATGCTGATGGCGATGGCGTTAAAGATAGCGAGGATGAATGTCCTAACGAAGCTGGTCCTGCTGCAAACAACGGTTGTCCTTACGCTGATTCAGATAATGACGGTGTATTAGACAAAGATGATGACTGTCCAGAAGTTGCTGGTCCTGCATCTAACAATGGTTGTCCAGAAATTACAGTAGAAGTTCTTGAAGAACTTAATGTTCAAGTACGTACTGTATTATTCGATCTTAACAAATCAACAATTCAACAAGATTCTCAAAGTACTCTTGATGATGTGATCGAAACAATGAAAGAATATCCTAACACACGTTTCTTAATTGAAGGTCACACAGACAGTCAAGGTCGTGATGAGTATAACATGAAGTTATCTCAAGAGCGTGCTCAATCTGTAAAAGATTACATGGAAAGCCACGGTCTTCCTGCAACTCGACTTTCTTCTCAAGGATTTGGTGAAGAGCAACCAGTTGCAACGAATGCTACTGCTGCCGGAAGAGCTAAAAACAGACGTGTTGAGTTATCTCTTATAGAAGATAGCAACGAATAA
- a CDS encoding PD-(D/E)XK nuclease family protein, with protein MTTFIDELVEHLLQSQHKLSSIQLILPSKRAGTLLKKNIVKRLEGTTAILPLIRSIEELIVDMSGLASASQTQLQFEMYKAYLQTHTDNPDTFIEFLAWAPGVLGDFNEIDRYLLPTDFFFDYLTAIKEMDYWQADPEPTAMVKNYLTFWEQIALFYDAFNKVLQAQGLGYQGMQYREAAAAAEIYTTNSRDHYIFAGFNALNNAEQHIIQSFLKNNASEIIWDIDSHFLSDMNYNAGRFIREYLKDWKYFKDNSIHKGLDCYKNRKDIQSIAISGSIGQAKYVGQQIAGLSQEELENTAIVLGDEALLLPLLSSLPENVVNINITMGLPLNQVPDASFFDAWLSLHDNIQNSAFICRDLLSFLTQSHSELLLENSTSSIRKKIESENLIRITSDELIRICVGEEDVARALFQSWDTNAKKAIDASLEVIKMLKNRLIPSKNWLQLEYLFAFQEIFGQLADLSKSYQYLSDIKSLLYFYRELLSKETLDFRGDPYAGLQIMGVLESRVLDFKNVIITGLNEGTLPSGKSQGSFIPFDLKKEYKLPTYREKDAIYAYHFFRLIQRAEHIYLVYNNESTGIHSAEKSRFLLQLEIDQLPNHQFTQISANAAVTISPKTPKTIEKTPEIIEKLKAQAAYGFSPSALTTYIRNPIDFYYRYVLGIPEIDGIEDVVAHNTLGTIVHETLEQIYTDALNQELNIALLKKMRAAVPKEIQRQFEKIYNLENTKTGKNLIIYNVALKFVYNLLNKEQELLEAGNTLVITSCEQKFTATLQQEPFPINLRGTVDRMDVMNETTRIIDYKTGNVTAAELKLTDWELLTADYKKHAKAFQVLCYSLMLFKKSGLPDNLEAGVISFKNLNSGFLKFHENKSTEINEGLMNKFEGFALQLIYEILDLNTPFVEKEVS; from the coding sequence ATGACCACATTTATTGATGAGCTCGTAGAGCATTTACTTCAAAGTCAGCATAAGCTGTCTTCTATTCAATTGATACTGCCCTCCAAAAGGGCTGGAACATTACTGAAAAAAAATATTGTCAAACGTCTTGAGGGTACAACTGCAATCCTACCTTTAATACGGAGTATTGAAGAATTGATTGTGGACATGTCAGGATTAGCTTCCGCATCGCAGACGCAGTTACAATTTGAAATGTACAAAGCGTACCTGCAAACGCATACTGATAATCCAGATACATTCATTGAGTTTTTAGCCTGGGCACCGGGTGTTCTGGGAGATTTTAATGAGATTGACCGTTACCTGCTTCCTACTGATTTCTTTTTTGATTACCTCACTGCGATCAAAGAAATGGATTACTGGCAAGCAGATCCAGAACCCACAGCAATGGTTAAGAATTACCTTACTTTCTGGGAACAAATAGCTTTGTTTTATGATGCATTTAATAAGGTTCTTCAAGCGCAAGGCTTAGGGTATCAGGGCATGCAATATCGTGAAGCTGCCGCAGCAGCAGAGATATATACCACAAACAGCCGCGATCATTACATATTTGCAGGTTTCAATGCACTTAATAACGCGGAGCAGCACATCATTCAATCTTTTTTAAAAAATAATGCTTCAGAAATTATTTGGGATATAGATAGTCATTTCCTTTCTGACATGAATTATAACGCAGGTCGTTTCATTAGGGAATATCTGAAAGACTGGAAATATTTTAAAGATAACAGCATACACAAAGGACTGGATTGCTATAAAAACAGGAAGGACATACAGTCCATTGCTATATCAGGAAGTATTGGTCAGGCAAAATACGTAGGCCAGCAGATTGCAGGTTTATCTCAGGAGGAACTGGAGAATACTGCAATAGTTCTTGGCGATGAAGCGCTCTTGCTTCCGTTACTTTCTTCACTGCCTGAAAATGTGGTGAACATCAATATTACTATGGGGCTCCCATTAAATCAAGTTCCTGATGCTTCCTTTTTTGACGCATGGTTATCGCTTCATGATAATATACAGAATTCGGCTTTTATTTGTAGAGATTTGCTTTCTTTCCTTACGCAAAGCCACAGCGAACTACTACTTGAAAATTCCACGAGCTCAATACGTAAAAAAATAGAGAGCGAAAATCTGATTCGCATCACGTCTGATGAGTTGATACGTATATGTGTAGGAGAAGAAGATGTTGCAAGAGCATTGTTTCAGTCCTGGGATACGAATGCAAAAAAAGCAATAGATGCCTCACTTGAGGTGATTAAAATGCTGAAAAACAGGCTAATTCCGTCAAAAAACTGGCTACAATTGGAGTATTTGTTCGCTTTTCAGGAGATTTTCGGCCAACTTGCAGATTTGTCTAAATCCTATCAGTACCTGTCAGATATTAAAAGTCTGCTTTATTTCTACAGGGAGTTGCTTTCTAAAGAAACACTAGACTTTAGGGGCGATCCTTACGCAGGTCTACAGATTATGGGAGTATTGGAATCCCGGGTCCTAGATTTCAAAAATGTGATAATTACGGGATTGAATGAAGGCACACTTCCATCCGGTAAAAGCCAGGGAAGCTTTATTCCTTTTGATCTTAAAAAGGAATACAAACTCCCCACCTATCGTGAAAAAGATGCAATCTACGCCTATCACTTTTTTCGGCTTATACAACGGGCAGAACATATTTACCTTGTGTATAACAATGAATCCACAGGAATACACAGTGCAGAGAAAAGCCGTTTTTTGCTTCAGTTGGAAATAGACCAATTACCAAATCATCAATTCACCCAAATTTCGGCGAACGCAGCCGTGACCATTAGTCCAAAAACGCCAAAAACTATTGAAAAAACGCCTGAAATCATTGAAAAACTCAAAGCCCAGGCAGCTTATGGTTTTTCACCTTCGGCCCTAACTACCTATATTAGAAACCCTATAGATTTTTATTACCGTTACGTTCTAGGAATTCCTGAAATAGATGGTATTGAAGATGTGGTGGCTCATAATACCCTGGGTACGATTGTTCATGAAACACTTGAGCAAATTTATACAGATGCCCTAAATCAAGAACTGAACATAGCATTATTAAAGAAAATGCGTGCAGCTGTACCTAAGGAAATACAAAGGCAATTTGAGAAAATCTATAATCTGGAAAATACTAAAACCGGAAAAAACCTGATCATTTACAATGTTGCCCTCAAGTTTGTTTACAACCTTTTAAATAAGGAACAGGAACTTCTAGAAGCTGGCAATACGCTGGTTATAACCAGTTGTGAGCAAAAATTTACAGCTACACTTCAGCAAGAACCTTTCCCCATAAACCTGCGGGGTACGGTGGATCGCATGGACGTAATGAATGAAACCACCAGAATCATTGATTACAAGACCGGAAATGTCACCGCAGCAGAGCTCAAATTAACAGACTGGGAACTGCTCACCGCAGATTACAAAAAACATGCAAAGGCATTTCAGGTTCTCTGCTATTCCTTAATGTTGTTCAAGAAATCTGGTTTGCCAGATAATCTGGAAGCCGGCGTTATATCCTTTAAAAATCTCAATAGCGGCTTTTTAAAGTTTCATGAAAATAAAAGCACAGAGATAAATGAAGGGTTGATGAACAAATTCGAAGGATTTGCCCTTCAATTGATATATGAAATTCTAGACCTAAATACGCCTTTTGTAGAAAAAGAGGTCTCTTAA
- a CDS encoding EboA domain-containing protein: protein MKPQQIIDKLEYYTQHSLEKESQGWLEEKIDQIITEESVRAFFLTYTLLAEKVSAAPVSITGETEMELYLKNQKVNALEIARIYFLNKILSAKQEVFVPQVSKIIQIADTSELETFLKYLILLPNPESFKMVAVDALRTNIASVFDALALHNPYPAKYFEDKQWNQMFLKAAFMQRPLEKIVSVDERANADLTRIISDYAHERWAAGRDIDPYFWRPVSGFMNEVLLADMQRLFMNENPAVQKAAALCCHYSQNEEAKKLLANSPELYQLVENNTLNWNTLYN from the coding sequence ATGAAACCCCAGCAAATAATTGATAAACTTGAATATTATACACAGCATAGTCTGGAGAAAGAATCTCAGGGCTGGCTTGAAGAAAAAATAGACCAAATAATTACCGAAGAATCCGTACGCGCGTTTTTTCTTACGTATACCCTGCTAGCGGAGAAGGTTTCTGCCGCGCCGGTTAGTATTACCGGGGAAACTGAAATGGAACTTTATCTCAAAAATCAAAAAGTCAACGCTCTTGAGATAGCACGTATTTATTTCTTAAATAAGATTTTATCTGCAAAACAAGAGGTTTTTGTACCGCAAGTATCAAAAATCATTCAGATCGCAGACACTTCTGAACTTGAAACTTTTTTAAAATATTTAATTTTACTGCCTAACCCAGAGTCCTTTAAAATGGTTGCGGTAGATGCATTGCGCACCAATATCGCTTCGGTATTTGACGCACTTGCCCTACACAATCCATATCCTGCAAAGTATTTTGAGGATAAACAATGGAACCAGATGTTCTTAAAAGCCGCATTTATGCAGCGCCCTTTAGAAAAGATCGTATCAGTAGATGAACGTGCCAATGCTGACCTTACCCGTATCATTTCAGACTACGCGCATGAACGCTGGGCCGCGGGCCGGGATATAGATCCCTATTTCTGGCGACCCGTAAGCGGTTTTATGAACGAGGTATTACTGGCAGATATGCAACGCCTCTTCATGAATGAAAATCCTGCAGTACAAAAAGCAGCGGCGCTTTGTTGTCATTATTCACAAAATGAAGAAGCAAAAAAATTACTAGCAAACAGCCCAGAACTCTATCAACTCGTAGAAAACAATACACTAAACTGGAATACATTATATAATTGA
- a CDS encoding TatD family hydrolase: MEDKLRFIDPHVHMTSRTTDDYEAMAAAGIVALIEPSFWLGQPRTQVGSFQDYYSSLVGWEPFRASQFGIKHYCTIGLNSKEANNEALAEQVMELLPLYVHKQNVVAIGEIGYDDQTAAEDKYFRIQLDLAKELGMTVQIHTPHRDKKSGTLKSMEVCLEHGLDPANVIIDHNNEETVKDVLDRGFKAAFTIYPNTKMGNDRMVEVVKKYGSKDIIVDSSADWGVSDPLAVPKTAALMLKKGISREDVIKTCYQNALDAYGRNGKMKEADWEDHKGIDQTELFNDNSVLRGQKPKVDADKIV; this comes from the coding sequence ATGGAAGATAAACTGAGATTTATAGACCCCCATGTGCATATGACATCCCGCACAACAGATGATTATGAGGCAATGGCCGCAGCAGGAATCGTAGCGCTTATTGAACCCTCTTTCTGGTTGGGACAACCCCGCACCCAGGTAGGTTCCTTTCAGGATTATTACAGCAGTTTAGTGGGTTGGGAACCCTTTCGTGCAAGCCAGTTTGGCATTAAGCATTATTGTACCATAGGACTCAACTCTAAAGAAGCCAATAATGAAGCACTTGCAGAACAGGTGATGGAATTGCTTCCGCTTTACGTGCACAAACAAAATGTGGTCGCCATAGGGGAAATAGGCTACGATGATCAGACTGCCGCTGAAGATAAATATTTCAGGATACAACTTGACCTGGCTAAAGAACTCGGCATGACCGTGCAGATTCACACCCCGCACAGGGATAAAAAATCAGGAACGTTAAAAAGCATGGAAGTATGCCTTGAACATGGTCTTGATCCTGCGAATGTCATAATAGATCATAACAATGAAGAAACGGTGAAAGATGTACTTGATCGCGGTTTTAAAGCGGCATTTACCATCTATCCCAATACAAAGATGGGCAATGATCGTATGGTAGAAGTCGTTAAAAAATACGGCAGCAAAGATATAATCGTTGACAGCTCTGCAGACTGGGGCGTGAGTGATCCCTTAGCGGTTCCCAAAACTGCCGCCCTGATGCTTAAAAAAGGGATATCAAGGGAAGATGTTATCAAAACCTGTTACCAGAATGCCCTTGATGCCTACGGAAGAAATGGGAAAATGAAAGAAGCAGACTGGGAAGATCACAAAGGCATTGACCAGACTGAACTTTTTAATGACAACAGTGTGCTACGTGGTCAAAAACCGAAGGTAGATGCAGATAAAATAGTTTGA
- the eboC gene encoding UbiA-like protein EboC (EboC, a homolog the polyprenyltransferase UbiA, belongs to system of proteins involved in the trafficking of precursor metabolites to an extracytoplasmic compartment so that the biosynthesis of certain natural products, such as scytonemin, can be completed.): MNPALQGYLRLARPANLPTAAADILTGAAVAGLFTSLPHNETIWYDFVALVFSSVFLYAGGVVFNDFFDYRIDQLERPERPLPSGVVSLKAAAIFGGVLMLLGILLAFYANFIAGAIALVLALAILTYDAFSKKSAFFGPLNMGLCRSLNLLLGMALLVKFGYWPIVFTPLIYIGAITMISQGEVHGNNKRSVAFAGVLYLFVLLGILAATFFWELQTLQALPFLLVFAFLIFKPLYEAYRENSPKNIKKAVKAGVIALIVMDACIAVAFSEWWVGLLVLLLLPLSIGMSKLFAVT; the protein is encoded by the coding sequence ATGAACCCAGCCTTACAAGGATACTTAAGACTGGCGAGACCCGCCAACCTGCCCACTGCAGCGGCAGATATACTAACTGGTGCGGCTGTGGCAGGATTGTTTACAAGTTTACCGCATAACGAGACGATCTGGTATGACTTTGTTGCACTCGTCTTTTCTTCTGTATTCCTATATGCAGGGGGCGTGGTCTTCAATGATTTTTTTGATTACAGGATTGATCAATTGGAACGTCCAGAACGACCTCTTCCCAGTGGGGTCGTAAGCCTGAAAGCGGCGGCAATTTTCGGTGGTGTTTTAATGCTTCTGGGTATACTATTAGCCTTTTATGCAAATTTTATTGCCGGAGCTATCGCCCTTGTTTTGGCACTGGCCATTCTCACCTATGATGCTTTTTCAAAAAAAAGTGCCTTTTTTGGTCCGCTGAATATGGGTCTTTGCCGCAGCCTTAATCTTTTGCTGGGCATGGCCCTTCTAGTGAAGTTCGGCTATTGGCCTATTGTCTTTACACCATTGATCTATATTGGTGCCATAACCATGATTAGCCAGGGCGAGGTACATGGAAATAATAAAAGAAGTGTTGCTTTTGCCGGGGTGCTTTATTTATTTGTGCTTCTAGGAATTCTTGCTGCTACATTTTTCTGGGAGCTCCAAACCTTACAGGCACTACCCTTTTTACTTGTTTTTGCTTTTCTGATTTTCAAACCCTTATATGAGGCGTATCGAGAAAATTCCCCTAAAAACATTAAAAAGGCGGTAAAAGCAGGCGTAATAGCGCTAATTGTCATGGATGCATGTATTGCCGTAGCATTCTCAGAGTGGTGGGTAGGCCTTCTCGTTTTGCTTCTGCTGCCGCTTTCTATAGGAATGTCAAAACTATTTGCCGTCACATAG
- the eboE gene encoding metabolite traffic protein EboE codes for MRIPQNRHLTFCTNIYAGENWKTTFSELQKYIPGIKKELAPNEWFGLGLRLSYTASEELGLGEKLSDFKKWLDDNQVYVFTMNGFPYGNFHQIPVKDSVHAPDWTTEERLEYTKKLARQLAVLLPEGASGGISTSPISYKHWHKTEEKQHKILQKGAENLLKLAIFLENLEKETGHHIHIDIEPEPDGLLENSDEMIALYTEFLIPQAEEYFNEKTGKKGQNPTILVKNYLQVCYDICHFSLAFEEPEITFAKFARNNISIGKIQISSALKILFDPENKDLLWDSLARFNEATYLHQVTEKIDGKVITYSDLPEILSEKRDFKELRAHFHVPVFLEEFQGLFSTQDYILKTLDYLQKHPVTQHLEVETYTWEVLPESLKIDLSSSIIRELQWVLERVKTNI; via the coding sequence ATGCGCATACCACAAAACAGACATCTTACCTTTTGCACAAATATATACGCGGGGGAAAACTGGAAAACCACGTTTTCTGAACTACAGAAATATATTCCCGGAATAAAAAAAGAACTTGCTCCAAATGAATGGTTTGGTCTTGGCCTGCGCCTTTCTTATACGGCAAGCGAAGAACTTGGACTGGGAGAAAAGCTCTCCGACTTTAAAAAGTGGCTTGATGATAATCAGGTTTATGTTTTTACCATGAACGGTTTTCCTTATGGAAACTTTCATCAAATTCCCGTAAAAGATAGCGTGCATGCGCCTGACTGGACTACAGAGGAACGTCTGGAATATACTAAAAAACTGGCACGTCAACTTGCGGTTCTCCTTCCGGAAGGTGCTTCTGGCGGGATTTCCACATCTCCCATCAGCTATAAGCACTGGCATAAAACAGAAGAAAAACAGCATAAAATACTTCAAAAAGGGGCAGAAAATCTGCTAAAATTGGCGATTTTTCTAGAAAACCTGGAAAAGGAAACCGGTCACCATATTCATATAGATATTGAGCCTGAACCAGATGGGCTATTGGAGAACAGTGACGAAATGATCGCACTTTATACCGAATTCCTCATTCCGCAAGCGGAAGAATATTTCAACGAAAAAACCGGCAAAAAAGGTCAAAATCCGACAATTTTGGTTAAAAATTACCTACAGGTTTGCTACGATATTTGTCATTTTTCACTTGCTTTTGAAGAACCGGAGATAACCTTCGCAAAATTTGCCAGAAATAATATTTCAATAGGTAAGATCCAGATAAGTTCAGCCTTGAAGATCCTTTTTGATCCAGAAAATAAAGATCTTTTATGGGATTCCCTTGCACGGTTCAATGAGGCTACCTATCTGCATCAGGTTACAGAAAAAATAGATGGTAAAGTAATCACTTATTCAGATCTGCCGGAAATTCTTTCAGAAAAGAGAGATTTTAAGGAATTACGTGCGCATTTTCATGTTCCCGTATTTCTAGAAGAATTTCAGGGCTTGTTTTCAACGCAGGATTATATTTTAAAAACCTTAGATTATCTGCAAAAACATCCCGTAACACAGCATCTTGAGGTAGAAACCTATACCTGGGAAGTTCTTCCCGAAAGTTTAAAAATAGATTTATCAAGTTCTATTATCCGTGAATTGCAATGGGTGCTGGAGCGCGTAAAAACAAACATATGA
- a CDS encoding alkaline phosphatase family protein — MNKTVVINIVGLTQRLIGKHTPFIKSFQENAASATVDPVLPAVTCSVQSTYLTGKWPSEHGIVGNGWYNKEQAEINFWKQSNKIVEGDKIWDHLKKEDPTFTCANMFWWYNMYSNADYSVTPRPNYLADGRKIPDCYSHPAELRDILQNELGMFPLFNFWGPKTSIKCSRWIADASLRTDELYDPTLTLIYLPHMDYNTQRHGIDFDKIGKDLEEIDAVVKDLVTYYESKNAHVILLSEYGITDVDQPVHLNRILRKEGYLGIRMERGLELLDAGASKVFAVSDHQIGHIYLNDVSLKNAVIKLMENTPGVEKVLTGESRAEAHLDHDRAGDIVVVADSHSWFTYYFWDDDDKAPDYARMVDIHKKPGYDPVEMLTDPKDKLVMPKVAWKLLRKKMGFRQVLDIIPLQAELIKGSHGRIPEDTADHPIFITNGKGFLKGNRIRAIDVFDLLRTHVQN, encoded by the coding sequence ATGAACAAGACGGTCGTTATAAATATTGTAGGGCTTACACAGCGGCTCATTGGCAAGCATACCCCTTTTATAAAGTCTTTTCAGGAAAATGCGGCAAGCGCAACTGTTGATCCCGTTTTGCCTGCCGTGACCTGCAGTGTACAATCAACCTATCTTACCGGGAAATGGCCTTCAGAACATGGAATCGTGGGTAATGGCTGGTACAATAAAGAACAGGCTGAGATCAACTTCTGGAAACAGTCCAACAAAATTGTCGAAGGTGACAAAATCTGGGATCATTTAAAAAAAGAAGATCCCACGTTTACCTGTGCAAATATGTTCTGGTGGTACAATATGTATTCTAATGCCGATTATAGCGTTACGCCGCGCCCCAATTATCTGGCCGATGGCCGAAAAATACCGGATTGTTATTCACACCCGGCAGAATTAAGGGATATCTTGCAGAACGAGTTGGGCATGTTCCCATTATTTAATTTTTGGGGACCAAAAACATCCATAAAATGCAGCAGATGGATCGCCGATGCCTCCCTGCGCACTGACGAACTTTACGATCCTACACTCACATTGATTTACCTGCCGCATATGGATTATAATACGCAACGGCACGGCATTGATTTTGACAAGATTGGTAAAGATCTGGAAGAAATAGATGCCGTTGTAAAAGACCTTGTCACCTATTATGAGAGCAAGAATGCCCATGTAATCCTGTTATCAGAATATGGGATTACAGACGTTGACCAACCTGTTCATTTAAACCGAATTCTGCGAAAGGAAGGCTATCTTGGGATACGTATGGAGCGCGGTCTTGAACTTCTGGACGCGGGTGCGAGTAAGGTTTTTGCCGTTTCAGACCATCAGATAGGCCACATTTATCTCAATGATGTATCCCTTAAAAATGCTGTGATCAAACTCATGGAAAATACCCCTGGCGTGGAAAAAGTACTTACGGGTGAAAGTCGGGCCGAAGCACATCTCGATCATGACCGTGCAGGGGATATTGTGGTCGTAGCAGATAGCCATTCCTGGTTTACCTATTATTTCTGGGATGATGATGATAAAGCTCCAGATTATGCGCGTATGGTGGATATTCATAAAAAACCAGGCTACGATCCCGTAGAAATGCTTACCGATCCAAAGGATAAACTGGTCATGCCAAAAGTTGCCTGGAAACTGCTACGCAAAAAAATGGGTTTCCGTCAGGTACTGGATATCATTCCCCTGCAAGCGGAACTTATTAAAGGTTCACACGGCCGTATTCCGGAAGACACCGCGGATCATCCTATTTTTATTACTAATGGAAAGGGTTTCTTAAAAGGAAATCGTATTCGGGCAATTGACGTTTTTGACCTACTGAGAACGCACGTTCAAAATTAG